The Stenotrophomonas maltophilia genome includes a region encoding these proteins:
- a CDS encoding M61 family metallopeptidase, with the protein MKTRALAMSLLFALAATPALAQTSPPANAEAPGLLRIDVDARDLARRIFKVTATVPAKPGPVTLLYPQWIPGNHSPTGPIDKLAGLRVTANGKPLAWQRDQFNVYAFKVNVPEGVSEIVAHFDFLSSQGGSQGRVVMTPEMLNLQWNANSLYPAGVDARDLQAQASVTLPKGWSFATALETARRDGDTVVFKPISYDHLVDSPLFAGEHYQRIDLDPGAKVPVHLNVFADDAKSLKPSEAQITMHRALVQQADKLYGARHYNHYEFLLALTDRLGGIGLEHHRSSENSADPGYFTEWDSNAWMRDLLPHEYTHSWNGKYRRGADLATANFNVPMGDSLLWVYEGQTQFWGQVLAARSGLWSTAQARDMLANVAATYDRGRPGLAWRPLQDTTNDPTIAQRRTLPYRNYQMSEDYYSGGQMLWLEVEGKLRELSGNRRSLDDFARAFFGVGNGDWDVNPYTFDDVVATLNGIAPYDWATFLRGRLDGHGSLTGGLELAGWKLVYRDTPNDAYKAQEKRAKAALLAYSLGATVLDSGTVGDVIWDSPAFNAGLAPGMKVIAVGGREYSSQRLKDAVAAAAKDKAPIVLLVKQFDRIETMSIAYHGGLQYPVLERIAGKPDRLAELWKAR; encoded by the coding sequence ATGAAGACCCGAGCCTTGGCGATGTCGTTGCTGTTCGCGCTGGCGGCCACGCCTGCACTGGCGCAGACCTCGCCACCGGCGAACGCTGAGGCCCCCGGCCTGCTGCGCATCGATGTCGACGCGCGCGATCTGGCCCGGCGCATCTTCAAGGTGACCGCTACGGTGCCGGCCAAGCCCGGCCCGGTGACCCTGCTGTACCCGCAGTGGATTCCCGGCAACCATTCGCCCACCGGCCCGATCGACAAGTTGGCCGGCCTGCGCGTGACCGCCAACGGCAAGCCGCTGGCCTGGCAGCGTGACCAGTTCAACGTCTATGCGTTCAAGGTGAACGTGCCCGAGGGCGTGAGCGAGATCGTCGCCCACTTCGACTTCCTGTCCTCGCAGGGCGGCAGCCAGGGCCGGGTGGTGATGACCCCGGAAATGCTCAACCTGCAGTGGAACGCCAATTCGCTGTATCCGGCCGGCGTCGATGCGCGCGACCTGCAGGCGCAGGCCAGCGTGACCCTGCCCAAGGGCTGGTCGTTCGCAACCGCGCTGGAAACCGCGCGGCGCGACGGTGACACCGTGGTGTTCAAGCCGATCTCGTATGACCATCTGGTCGATTCGCCCTTGTTCGCCGGCGAGCACTACCAGCGCATCGATCTCGACCCGGGCGCGAAGGTGCCGGTGCACCTCAATGTGTTTGCCGACGACGCCAAGTCGCTGAAGCCGAGCGAGGCACAGATCACCATGCATCGCGCGCTGGTGCAGCAGGCCGACAAGCTTTACGGTGCGCGCCACTACAACCACTATGAGTTCCTGCTGGCATTGACCGACCGCCTCGGTGGCATCGGCCTGGAGCATCACCGTTCCAGCGAGAACAGCGCTGACCCGGGCTACTTCACCGAGTGGGACAGCAACGCGTGGATGCGCGATCTGTTGCCGCACGAGTACACCCATTCCTGGAACGGCAAGTACCGTCGCGGCGCCGACCTGGCCACCGCCAACTTCAACGTGCCGATGGGCGACAGCCTGCTGTGGGTGTACGAGGGCCAGACCCAGTTCTGGGGCCAGGTGCTGGCGGCGCGTTCGGGGCTGTGGTCGACCGCGCAGGCGCGCGACATGCTGGCCAATGTGGCCGCGACCTACGACCGTGGCCGACCGGGCCTGGCCTGGCGGCCGCTGCAGGACACTACCAACGATCCGACCATCGCCCAGCGCCGCACGCTGCCCTACCGCAACTACCAGATGAGCGAGGACTACTACTCCGGCGGCCAGATGCTGTGGCTGGAAGTGGAGGGCAAGCTGCGCGAACTGAGCGGCAACCGCCGCAGCCTGGACGACTTCGCGCGTGCGTTCTTCGGCGTCGGCAATGGCGACTGGGACGTCAACCCGTACACCTTCGATGATGTGGTCGCGACCTTGAACGGCATCGCGCCGTACGACTGGGCGACGTTCCTGCGCGGGCGCCTGGACGGCCACGGTTCGTTGACCGGCGGCCTGGAACTGGCTGGCTGGAAGCTGGTTTACCGCGATACCCCGAACGACGCCTACAAGGCGCAGGAAAAACGCGCCAAGGCGGCACTGCTCGCCTATTCGCTGGGCGCGACCGTACTCGACAGCGGTACGGTCGGCGATGTGATCTGGGACAGCCCGGCGTTCAACGCCGGTCTTGCACCGGGCATGAAGGTGATCGCGGTTGGCGGCCGTGAGTACAGCAGCCAGCGCTTGAAGGACGCGGTGGCTGCGGCAGCGAAGGACAAGGCGCCGATCGTGCTGCTGGTGAAGCAGTTCGACCGCATCGAAACGATGAGCATCGCCTACCACGGTGGCCTGCAGTACCCGGTGCTGGAGCGTATCGCCGGCAAGCCTGACCGCCTCGCAGAATTGTGGAAGGCGCGATGA
- the ispH gene encoding 4-hydroxy-3-methylbut-2-enyl diphosphate reductase, with amino-acid sequence MDVLLANPRGFCAGVDRAIEIVKRAIETLGAPIYVRHEVVHNRFVVDDLKQRGAIFVEELDEVPDNNTVIFSAHGVSQAVRQEAERRGLKVFDATCPLVTKVHFEVARHCRAGRDVVLIGHAGHPEVEGTMGQWNREAGTGQIYLVEDVEQVATLQINQPENFAYTTQTTLSVDDTRGIIDALRERFPAMQGPKNDDICYATQNRQDAVRDLAKRCDLVLVVGSPNSSNSNRLSELARREGVESYLIDGAHEIDPAWVAGKQHIGVTAGASAPQVLVDGVLARLAELGATGVGELDGEPESMVFALPKELRLRLVD; translated from the coding sequence ATGGATGTGCTGCTCGCCAACCCGCGTGGTTTCTGTGCCGGTGTCGATCGTGCGATCGAGATCGTCAAGCGCGCGATCGAAACGCTGGGCGCGCCCATCTATGTTCGCCATGAAGTGGTGCACAACCGCTTTGTGGTCGACGACCTGAAGCAGCGCGGGGCGATCTTCGTCGAGGAACTCGACGAAGTGCCGGACAACAACACGGTGATCTTCAGCGCCCATGGCGTGTCCCAGGCCGTGCGCCAGGAAGCCGAGCGCCGCGGCCTGAAGGTGTTCGACGCCACCTGCCCGCTGGTGACCAAGGTCCACTTCGAAGTCGCCCGCCACTGCCGTGCCGGCCGTGACGTGGTGCTGATCGGCCACGCCGGTCACCCGGAGGTGGAAGGCACCATGGGCCAGTGGAACCGCGAAGCCGGCACCGGCCAGATCTACCTGGTGGAAGACGTGGAGCAGGTTGCCACGCTGCAGATCAACCAGCCGGAAAACTTCGCCTACACCACCCAGACCACGCTGTCGGTGGATGACACGCGCGGCATCATCGATGCGCTGCGCGAGCGTTTCCCGGCGATGCAGGGCCCGAAGAACGACGACATCTGCTACGCCACGCAGAACCGCCAGGATGCCGTGCGCGATCTGGCCAAGCGCTGCGACCTGGTGCTGGTGGTCGGTTCGCCGAACAGCTCCAACTCCAACCGCTTGAGCGAGCTGGCCCGCCGTGAGGGCGTGGAGTCGTACCTGATCGACGGCGCGCACGAGATCGACCCGGCATGGGTGGCAGGCAAGCAGCACATCGGCGTGACCGCCGGCGCCTCTGCACCGCAGGTGCTGGTCGATGGCGTGCTGGCGCGCCTGGCCGAACTGGGCGCCACCGGCGTGGGCGAGCTGGACGGCGAACCGGAATCGATGGTGTTCGCGCTGCCGAAGGAACTGCGCCTGCGCCTGGTCGACTGA
- a CDS encoding TonB-dependent receptor — MAGPGALQWGLLRPLLCLALLVAAPPAALAGDPAATHDYRINAGPLPSALQQWARQSGIALVFDARELAGLHANGTHGQADPASALKQLVAGMPVTILRTPSGGFVVRRIRVAPAVAPPVPATVAPRPRMPPQSPPQVDLAPIHVTGSRLPRTSVQTTLPVTTIDRADILRSGYGSLFDLLRHLPGMNGLPAMSSARSGDSQYLPVGAAATTSLDGMGPRATLFLVNGRRLPRYPMVSLEQGGLTDLGGIPLSFVERIELVRGGASAIYGADAMSGVVNIILRDQADGPEATLQTGLSSRGDAGQYRVQAATGGLRGSGDRWFAGIDLHRVDHLAGDQRDWHAETSQYLIGAFRDGDYWPATRCDGPLKRRNGACWFDSSRPRSLQPASDTASAYLRYRHERGQGRYVYAEARASHNRQRFDLGPTAVALGLYGYTFNSVLREAGNVRPQVRATDADLTLGIGRDQGSHSWDAGISAQRSDVTLATPGTVRAEPFIEAAQSLRFLPGFDALPADEATSLFPSIRNRGLTEQWQGWWGIQRALMPMRGGNAQLATGIDLRHERWTSHPDTLLSQGDLALGLPQQQRRLSRQSGGAYAELGLPLTSELRMDLAARWDYDGDYTAFSPRAGLRWTPTPHWSFLLASGRGYRAPSLFEQRRPPGQFGTLTLPVSSALPPCAQSEPDGRCVVTADVEENNALKAESSRSHSLAATWSPSDAFSLSLTHNIVELRNEILALQPADAVWNRDTWQLDEDGNLSSLRLSFDNIGRTTSRNWVLRGEYRVDTGSTGQWLFSLDALKQQELRRRRDHEPAIDLRGHVTPEMAAVLNVQWQNSNWDIALRGNQVGRTRAWLPGAECPQRQIEQNHCMNPRQLRWNLHLARRLGTRVIAALDVHNVLDAQPVNYLVGNGGQMPGLDDPLGRYYLLTLQFR; from the coding sequence ATGGCAGGACCAGGCGCGCTGCAGTGGGGGCTGCTCCGCCCCCTGCTGTGCCTGGCGCTGCTGGTCGCCGCGCCGCCTGCCGCCCTCGCAGGCGATCCGGCTGCCACCCACGACTACCGCATCAACGCTGGCCCGTTGCCCTCGGCATTGCAGCAATGGGCACGGCAAAGCGGCATCGCTCTGGTGTTCGATGCCCGGGAACTGGCGGGGCTCCATGCCAACGGCACCCATGGCCAGGCCGATCCAGCATCGGCCCTGAAACAGCTGGTCGCCGGCATGCCGGTGACCATCCTTCGAACACCGTCCGGTGGCTTCGTGGTCCGCCGCATCCGCGTCGCGCCCGCCGTCGCGCCGCCGGTTCCGGCAACGGTGGCGCCGCGCCCGCGCATGCCCCCGCAGTCGCCCCCCCAGGTGGACCTGGCGCCGATCCATGTCACCGGCAGCCGGTTGCCGCGCACCTCCGTGCAGACCACCCTGCCGGTGACCACAATCGATCGCGCAGATATCCTGCGCAGTGGCTACGGCAGCCTGTTCGACCTGCTGCGACACCTGCCCGGCATGAACGGGCTGCCAGCGATGAGCAGCGCACGCAGTGGCGATTCGCAGTACCTGCCTGTCGGTGCGGCCGCCACCACCAGCCTGGATGGCATGGGACCGCGCGCCACCCTGTTCCTGGTCAATGGCCGGCGCCTGCCCCGTTATCCGATGGTGTCCCTGGAACAGGGCGGGCTCACCGACCTGGGCGGCATTCCACTCAGCTTTGTCGAACGCATCGAACTGGTGCGCGGCGGTGCGTCGGCCATCTACGGTGCCGATGCCATGTCCGGCGTCGTCAACATCATCCTCCGCGACCAGGCCGACGGCCCGGAGGCAACGCTGCAGACCGGTCTGAGCAGTCGTGGCGACGCTGGCCAGTACCGCGTGCAGGCCGCCACCGGAGGCCTGCGCGGGAGCGGCGACCGCTGGTTCGCAGGCATCGACCTGCATCGCGTCGATCACCTGGCGGGGGACCAGCGTGACTGGCACGCAGAGACGTCGCAGTACCTGATCGGCGCCTTCCGCGATGGCGACTACTGGCCCGCTACGCGCTGCGACGGACCATTGAAACGACGCAATGGCGCCTGCTGGTTCGACAGTTCGCGCCCTCGTTCGCTTCAACCGGCCTCCGATACCGCCTCGGCCTATCTGCGCTACCGGCATGAGCGTGGCCAGGGACGCTACGTCTATGCCGAAGCCCGCGCCAGCCACAACCGGCAGCGTTTCGATCTGGGCCCGACCGCCGTCGCCCTCGGCCTGTACGGCTACACCTTCAACAGCGTCCTGCGCGAAGCCGGCAATGTGCGTCCCCAGGTACGTGCCACCGACGCCGATCTCACCCTGGGCATCGGCCGGGACCAGGGCAGCCACAGCTGGGACGCCGGCATCAGCGCGCAGCGCAGCGACGTCACCCTGGCCACGCCGGGCACCGTGCGCGCCGAACCGTTCATCGAGGCGGCGCAGTCGCTCAGGTTCCTGCCAGGCTTCGATGCATTGCCCGCCGATGAAGCCACTTCGCTGTTCCCATCGATCCGCAACCGTGGACTTACCGAGCAGTGGCAGGGCTGGTGGGGCATACAGCGCGCATTGATGCCGATGCGGGGCGGCAATGCGCAGCTGGCTACCGGCATCGATCTGCGCCATGAACGCTGGACGTCGCACCCGGACACCCTGCTGAGCCAGGGCGATCTGGCACTGGGGCTGCCACAGCAGCAGCGGCGCCTGTCGCGGCAGAGTGGCGGCGCGTATGCGGAACTGGGCCTGCCACTCACGTCGGAACTGCGCATGGACCTGGCCGCGCGCTGGGACTACGACGGCGACTACACGGCATTCTCGCCCCGTGCCGGCCTGCGCTGGACGCCAACACCGCACTGGTCGTTCCTGCTGGCCAGCGGCCGCGGCTATCGCGCGCCCAGCCTGTTCGAACAGCGCCGCCCGCCAGGACAGTTCGGCACCCTTACCCTGCCCGTCTCAAGCGCACTGCCACCTTGTGCACAGAGCGAGCCGGACGGCCGCTGCGTGGTCACTGCGGATGTGGAGGAGAACAACGCGCTCAAGGCCGAGAGCTCACGCAGCCATTCGCTGGCGGCGACCTGGTCACCCAGCGATGCGTTCTCGCTTTCGCTGACCCACAACATCGTCGAGCTGCGTAACGAGATCCTCGCGCTGCAGCCGGCCGATGCCGTGTGGAACCGTGACACCTGGCAGCTGGATGAGGATGGCAACCTGAGCAGCCTCCGCCTGTCGTTCGACAATATCGGCCGCACCACTTCCCGCAACTGGGTGCTGCGAGGCGAATACCGGGTCGACACCGGCAGCACCGGCCAGTGGTTGTTCTCGCTGGACGCGCTGAAGCAGCAGGAGCTGCGCCGCCGTCGGGACCACGAGCCGGCGATCGACCTGCGCGGGCATGTCACGCCCGAGATGGCCGCGGTCCTCAACGTGCAATGGCAGAACAGCAACTGGGACATCGCCCTGCGCGGCAACCAGGTGGGCCGCACCCGCGCATGGCTGCCCGGCGCCGAGTGCCCGCAGCGGCAGATCGAACAGAACCACTGCATGAATCCGCGCCAGCTGCGCTGGAACCTGCACCTGGCGCGCCGCCTGGGCACACGCGTCATCGCGGCGCTGGACGTGCACAACGTGCTTGATGCGCAACCGGTGAACTACCTGGTCGGCAATGGTGGGCAGATGCCGGGGCTGGACGATCCACTGGGTCGCTACTACCTGCTTACCCTGCAGTTCCGCTGA
- a CDS encoding lysoplasmalogenase, with translation MKPRARDGVILLMAILAIIGAFLHGDGRWLHWLAKPTTTLLIAAIVWRVHDPAQPFYRRAVLAGMLLSYVGDIALMLPMDAFVPGLVAFLLAHLCYIVAFRDGLRAGRGLLAASVLLATFAVLNVLGLWPHLPAPMRIPVLAYVVVLASMAVLALARQWRRPQPAAVEASSARWAAAGALLFVASDSLLAWDRFAGGLPLASVLVLSTYYGAQYAIARSVK, from the coding sequence ATGAAGCCGCGCGCCCGCGATGGCGTGATCCTGCTGATGGCGATCCTGGCCATCATCGGTGCGTTCCTGCACGGTGACGGGCGCTGGCTGCACTGGCTGGCCAAGCCGACCACCACGCTGCTGATCGCTGCCATCGTCTGGCGCGTGCATGATCCCGCGCAGCCGTTCTATCGACGCGCGGTGTTGGCCGGCATGCTGCTGTCGTACGTGGGTGACATCGCGTTGATGCTGCCGATGGATGCGTTCGTGCCGGGCCTGGTCGCGTTCCTGCTGGCCCACCTCTGCTACATCGTGGCCTTCCGCGACGGCCTGCGTGCGGGGCGTGGGCTGTTGGCGGCCAGCGTCCTGCTGGCGACGTTTGCCGTGCTCAACGTACTTGGCCTGTGGCCGCACCTGCCCGCACCGATGCGCATTCCGGTGCTGGCGTATGTGGTGGTGCTGGCCTCGATGGCAGTGCTGGCACTGGCACGCCAGTGGCGCCGGCCACAGCCCGCTGCCGTGGAAGCCAGCAGCGCGCGCTGGGCTGCCGCCGGTGCGCTGCTGTTCGTCGCCAGCGATTCACTGCTGGCCTGGGACCGCTTCGCCGGCGGTCTGCCGCTGGCCAGCGTGCTGGTGCTGTCCACGTACTACGGCGCGCAGTACGCCATCGCCCGCTCGGTGAAATAG